The Armatimonadota bacterium genome segment GGGCGAATGCAGGAGACGCCGTACGCGAGCATCGACTGGGCGCACGTGGAACACTCCGCGATTCACCGGATTCCTCCATTTGCTGCAGACGACAAATCTGCCCCAACAGAGAAGGGTTTCCGAGATGCCATGATCCTGGAGACTCTACAAGACTACTGCCGCCAAGAAACGCGCGACGTCCAAATCGCTTTCATATGCGCTGACAATTTGCTGCGAACAACGGCAGAGACGCGTCTAAGCGACGATCACCGCGTTACGTGCTACGAGTCGGTTGATCAATTCCGCTCCTATTGCGAGCTCAAGAAGCGGGATCTCACCGTCGCGTTTGTGAAGAAGATTGTAGGGCGGGCATCCAAGAAGTTCTTCTTAAAGAACGATGAGAGCACCCTTTACTACCAAGAACAAGTGCGAGACTTTATTCGTTCGGAGTACAGCGCCCTGTTAGATTCGCCGAATACGTGGGCCGAGCCGCCGAGCGACCCGGTGACGTCGATAGAAGCAGACACGACCGCGGTTGTCGACGCCGGCCATTTTTACATCGCGCCTGCACTATTTCAGAGCATCGACGAGGAGGGCTGGTATATCTGGTCCTCACCCGTAGAATTCGTGAAGAAATACAAGAGAAAGCTCAGTCTGCTGTCGCTTGCGGCGCAGGCCACTCCGTTGATTCATGTCGTCACTTTCGCTGCCGTGTGGCGGTCACGAATCGCAACCAATGGTCGATTTCTAGCGCGTGAAATCCTAGAGATTCGTCCTCGTAAATCCGACCTACGGACGCCGAGGCCAATTGACCACGACCGGTATCATCGGCACGACCTTACGACCGTGAATTGACCAAGCGGGTCAGGAGGGCCTATTCCTTTATGGCTTCAGGGAGAGCAACACGCTATATCAACCCATATCGAGTGTTCCGTCGACGCGGTTCATAACCAGCATCCGTGATCAGCCGATCGAACTCTTCGGCGTTGAGGATGAACTTGTTGCCGGCGGCGGAGACTACGTTCTCCTCGATCATCGTCGAGCCGAAGTCGTCGGCCCAGTAACCCAAACCCAACTGCGCGATCTTGGGACCTGGCGTCAGGATCGAGCACTGTAGGTGAGCGACGCCGATCAGCTCTTTGTCGCCACTCCGTCACGACTCATTTTCATGCGACGCAGGCCGGGCACCTTGAGGGAATCCGGCCCGAAACCTCCACCTATCGCGATGCCGCCAGGTACCGGCGTGTATATCTCGATCGCGATCTGCGAGATGGCGAGGGACGATCCTGCGATCGTCGGTTCCTGGGACGGAGTGATCGTCGCGACGACGAGCAATGGTGACTCTTCGTCCTTGAACGCGGGGATCGCTTCG includes the following:
- a CDS encoding DUF4935 domain-containing protein, with translation MIVPDTSVLFDHDKNVPVDQVFDETWEAYKSDFQLELVVPKTVRGELIHQHAKVNCGLLMKANDSFEKIERNTGKRYSHRATASTLETLAQQKIDRWIDLKGGRMQETPYASIDWAHVEHSAIHRIPPFAADDKSAPTEKGFRDAMILETLQDYCRQETRDVQIAFICADNLLRTTAETRLSDDHRVTCYESVDQFRSYCELKKRDLTVAFVKKIVGRASKKFFLKNDESTLYYQEQVRDFIRSEYSALLDSPNTWAEPPSDPVTSIEADTTAVVDAGHFYIAPALFQSIDEEGWYIWSSPVEFVKKYKRKLSLLSLAAQATPLIHVVTFAAVWRSRIATNGRFLAREILEIRPRKSDLRTPRPIDHDRYHRHDLTTVN